In Streptacidiphilus sp. P02-A3a, the DNA window GAGTTCGGCTCGCACCGGAGGTAGCTCGCCTTGTCCGCGATCGTCGACAGCGCTCTTCGAGATTCCTCGGACACCCCAGGCCAGGACGGTGCCGGTCGGCGCCTGCGCTGGCGCTTCTGGCAGTCCCCGGCCGATCAGCCCGGCTGGGCCAGACCGGCGCTGCTGGTGGTCGCGGCGGTGGCGGCGGTGCTCTACGCCTGGAACATCACCTCCTCCGGGTACGCGTACTTCTACTCCGACTCGGTCAGGAGCATGTCGGTCAGCTGGAAGGCGCTGCTGTTCGGGGCGATGGACCCGGGGGCGACGATCACCCCGGACAAGATCGCCGGGGCCTTCGTGCCGCAGGCGCTCTCCGCCCGGATCTTCGGCTTCCACGCCTGGGCGGTGACCCTGCCGCAGTGCGTCGAGGGCGTGATCAGCGTGCTGGTGCTGTACCGGGTGGTCCGCCGCTGGTCCGGGCCCCGCGCCGGGATCGCCGCCGCGGCGCTGTTCACCTTCACACCGGTGGCCGCCTCGATGTTCGGGCACTCCATGGAGGACGGCTTCCTGGTCTTCTGCCTGGTGATGGCGGCCGACTGCTACCAGCGCGCGGTCCTCGACGCGCGGCTGCGCTCGCTGCTGCTGTCCGGGGTGTGGGTGGGCGTCGGCTTCCAGGCCAAGATGATGCAGGCCTGGATGATCCTGCCCGCCCTGGCCGTCGGCTACCTGGTGGCCGCGCCGGTGCGGCTGCGGCGACGGATCGGGCAGCTGCTGGTGGCCGGGGTCGTCTGCGCGGCGGTCTCCCTGTCCTGGGTGGCGCTGATGACCGTGGTACCGGCCAAGGACCGCCCGTACGTGGACGGCAGCACCAACAACAGCGCCGTGGCCATGGTCTTCGGCTACAACGGGCTGGAGCGCTTCGGCATCCACGTCCCCGGCTCCATCGCCAGCATGGGCGGCGGCGCGCCGGGCGGCGGCAGCGGCGCGGGGGGCGAGCGGCGCGGCTTCCCCGGCGGCGAGGGCTTCCCCGGCGGGGGCAACGTCCCCGGCGGAGGCGCGTTCCCGGGCGGGAGCGCGTTCCCGGGCGGGAGCGCGGGCGGCGCGGGCGGCGCGGGCGGGCCCGGCGGGTTCGGGGGCTCGGCACCGGTCGGCGGGTCCGGCGGGACGGCGGGTTCCGCGCCGGGCGGCGCGGCGGGCGGGACGGCCGGTTCGGCGGGCGCGGGCGGCGCGGCGGGCGGGTTCACCGGGACCCGTACCGGCGGGTTGACGGCGCGCGGCGGGCCCGGCGGCGGATTCGGCGGCATGGGCGGCTCGGGCTGGCTGAAACTGTTCCAGGGCCGGTTCGCCCCGCAGATCGGCTGGATGTACCCGTTCGCGCTGCTCGGCCTGGCCTTCGGGCTGTGGTGGCGACGCCGGGCCGGGCGCACCGACCGGATCCGTGGCGGCTACGTGATGTGGGGAACCTGGCTGGTCGTGGTCGGCCTGGTGTTCAGCAAGATGAGCTCGATCCCGCACACCGCCTACATGTCGACGCTCGCGCCCCCGCTGGCGGCGCTGGCCGGGGCCGGCGGGGTGCTGATGTGGGACGCCTACCGCAAGGGCGCCCGCAGCGGCTGGGCGCTGCCGGTCGCGGTGGCCGCCGAGACGGCGTGGAGCTGGCACCTCAGCTCCAGCGAGAGCGGGTTCCTGCCGTGGCTGCGCTGGCTGGCCCTGGCCGCCGGGGTGGTCGGCCTGGTCGCGCTGGTCTGGCGCCGGGTCTCCCCCGGGGCGCGCTCGCGCGTCCTGACCGTGGGCGTGCTCACCGGCCTGGCCGGGGCGGTGGTCACCCCGGTGGCCTGGTCGGCCTCGGTCCTTGACCTCAGCTACGCCGGGAGCGCCTTCGACGCGAGCGCCGGACCGTCCGCCATGGGCACGCCCGGCGGCGGGAAGGCGGCGGCGGGCGGCTTCTCCGGCCCCGGCGGCACGGTCGTCACCACGCTCACCGCCGACCAGCGCAAGCTGTACGACTACGTCAAGGCACACCAGCAGGGCGCGCGCTACGTCCTGGCGACGGACGGCTGGAACTCGGCGTCCCCGTACATCCTGGCCACCGGCGACACGATCATGCCCATGGGCGGCTTCAGCGGATCCGTCCCGGAGCCCTCGCTGAGCGCCTTCGAATCACTGGTCCGCCAGGGCCAGTTGCGGTTCGTCCTGGTCTCCGGCGGCGCCGGGGGCGGCTTCGCGGGCCTGCGCGCGGGCGGCGCGGGCGGCACGGGCGGCGGAAGCGTCAGCCAGATCGACAGCTGGGTGAAGAGCCACTGCACCGAGGTACCCGCCGCCGGCTACGGCGGCGACACCGCCGCGTCATCCACCGCCAGGAGCGGCTTCCCGGGCCTGGGCGCTACCGGCAGCGGCACCCTGTACGCCTGCGGATCCACCGGCTGACCGGTACCGCGACCGGCTCGGGGCGGGCCTCCTCGGCCCGCCCCGAGCCGTCGGGCCCCGCCCGCCGCAGGTGAGTTTTCGGCCAGCTTGCCGTGTGGTCTGTGCACAACCCGACAGGCTGAGTAGAGTCGAAGTAGTTGGATGGTCTTGCCAACTATCTCACCTGCCAAGGGAGCCCCTGTGCCCACGGAGTCGCCCACGGAACCGCCCACAGAGCCGCCCGGGTCGTCACCCGCCGGGCCCGGCGCCCCTCACCGCATCGCGGTGATCGGCGCGTCGGCGGCCGGGTTGAGCGTGGTCGAGGGGCTGCGCAGACTGGGCTTCGGCGGACGCCTGAGCCTGATCGGCGAGGAGACCCACCTGCCCTACGACCGGCCCCCGCTCTCCAAGCAACTGCTGCGTGGCGAATGGGGGTTGGAGCGGCTCCAGCTGCGCGGGGCGGACGCCCTGGCCGGGCTCGACCTCGATCTTCGGCTCGGGGTGCGGGCGGTGGCCCTGGACACCCGGCACCGCCGGATCGACCTCAGCGACGGCGACCGGCTCGACTACGACGCCGCGGTCGTCGCCACTGGATTGATTCCCCGTCAGTTACCGGGCGCCGAAGGGCTGTCCGGCGTCCACACGCTGCGCACACTGGAGGACGCGCTCGCCCTGCGGGAGTCGCTGGGCGGCGGAGCACGGCTGGTGGTGATCGGCTCCGGCTTCATCGGGGCCGAGGCGGCGGCGGTGGCCCGCGACGCGGGGGCCTCGGTCACCATGGTCTCCCAGGGACCGGCACCGCTGGCGGAGGTCCTCGGCGCCGAACTCGGCGCGCTACTGGCCGAGTCGCACACCGCGCACGGGGTGCGCCTGCTGACCGGGACCCAGGTCACCGGCCTGACCCAGGCGTACGGCCGGGTCACCGGCGTGGCCCTGACCGGCGGCGCCGTGGTCACCGCGGACGCGGTACTGGTGGCGATCGGCGCGACCCCCGCCACCGACTGGCTGCGCGGCAGCGGCGTACCGCTCGGCGACGGCGTGCTCTGCGATCCGACGCTGCACGCCGGGGCGGGCGTCTGGGCGGCGGGGGACGTCGCCTGCTGGCCGCACCCGCGCACGGGGCTGCCCACCCGGATCGAGCACCGCACCAACGCCACCGAGCAGGGCCTCGCGGTGGCCCGCAACATCCTCGCGGCCCCGGGTGAGGCGGCGGCCTTCGACCCGGTCCCCTACGCCTGGTCGGACCAGTACGACCTGCGCCTCCAGCTGTACGGCCGCACCCGGGGCGCGGACCAGGTGCGGATCGTGGAAGGCAGCCTGGCGGAACGGAAGTTGGTCGCCCTCTACCGCAGCAACGGCCGGGTCGGCGGGGTCGTCGGCATCAACCTGCCGCGGCCGACCCGGGCCTACCGCGCGCTGGTGGCCGAGGGCGCCGAGTGGTCCACGGCGGTCCATCCGGACGCCGATCCGGTGGACCGGCGAGCACGCGTCAGCTGAACAACCCGCCGGGTCGGCCGCTGCCACCACCGTCCCGCCCGGCACCAGGCACAGCGAGACAGAGGAGTAGTTGCCAGATGGACACATCGACAGAACTGAGCAGCCAGGAGCGCCTCCAGACCCGATCCGACGAGACCGTTCCCGCCTATCCGATGGACCGCGCGCCGCGCTGCCCGTTCGACCCCGCACCCGAGTTGCGGAGCCTGGACGAGGGCGGACCGCTGAACCGGGTCCGACTGTGGGACCGGAGCACGCCGTGGCTGGTCACCGGCTACGCCGAGCAGCGGCAACTGCTGGCCGACCCGCGCGTCAGCGCCGACACCAAGAACCCCGGCTACCCGCACCCGACCCCGGCCACCCGGGCCCGCCGGGAGCAGGCCAGGACCTTCCTCAGCATGGACGACCCCGAACACGCCCGGATGCGGCGGATGGTGACCGGGTCGTTCGCCATCAAGCGGGTGGAGGCCATGCGCCCGGCGATCCAGCAGATCGTCGACAACCTGATCGACCAGTTGCTGGACGGCCCCAGGCCGGTCGACCTGGTCCAGGCGTTCGCGCTGCCGGTGCCGTCCCTGGTGATCTGCGAACTGCTCGGCGTCCCCTACGCCGACCACGCCTTCTTCCAGCGCAACAGCAGCACCCTGGTCAACTCCGGCTCCTCCGCCGAGGCCGGGCTGGAGGCCCAGAGCAACCTGGTGGAGTACCTGAACGACCTGATCGGCCGCAAACTGGCGTCCCCGGCCGACGACCTGCTCTCGCTGCTCGCCGCCGAACAGGTCGCCACCGGCGCCCTCACCCAGCGCGAACTCGCGGTCACCAGTGTGCTGTTGCTCATCGCCGGGCACGAGACCACGGCCAACATGATCGCCCTCGGCACGGTCGCGCTGCTGGAGCACCCGGAGCAACTGGCCGACCTGCGCGGCACCGACGACCCGGCGTTCGTCGCCGGGGCCGTCGAGGAGTTGCTGCGCTACCTGAACATCACTCACTTCGGGCGCCGCCGAGTCGCGTTGACGGACATCCCGGTCGGCGGACACACCATCCGGGCCGGGGAGGGCATCGTCCTGGCCAACGAGGTCGGCAACCGCGACCAGGAGGTCTTCCCCGACCCCGACCGGCTGGACCTGCACCGCGACGCCCGCCGCCACGTCGCCTTCGGCTTCGGCCCGCACCAGTGCCTCGGCCAGCCGCTGGCCCGGGTGGAACTCCAGGTCGCCTACCGGACGCTGTACCGGCGCATCCCCGACCTGCGGCTGGCCGTCGCCCTTGAGGACGTCCGCTTCAAGCACGACGGCCTGGTGTACGGCGTCTACGAGCTGCCCGTCACCTGGTAACCCCGACAACCCACACAGGAGTGCCCATGCGCGTGACCGTCGATCAGGAGAAGTGCGTCGGCTCCGGGCAGTGCGTGCTGTCCGCCGAGAAGGTCTTCGACCAGCGCGACGAGGACGGCATCGTCGTCCTCCTCGACCCGGAGCCCCCGGCCGACCAGCACGACGACGTCCGTCAGGCCGCCATCGTCTGCCCGGCCATGGCCATCGACCTGGTCGAGTAGCCCCGTCCGTCGGACGCCCGGGGACGCGGTCGCCGCGTCCCCGGGCGGCCGACGTTCAGTCGGCGCGGTAGGCGGTGCTGATCCGGGTGCCGATGGCGGGGTCGATGCTGCCCCAGTAGGCGAAGGCGCGTTCGACGACCGGCTGGGAGACGCCGGTCTTCAGGTGGCGGACGACGTTGCCGACGAGGCGGTCCCGAGCCTGGTCGTCCAGTACCTCGCGGACCAGGTCCCCGGCCTGGCTGAAGTCGTCGTCCTCGGCGTGCAGGGTGTAGGCGGCGCGGATGATCTCCTGCTCGGCGACGGTCCACCCGATGGGCCGGTAGCGCTCCGAGTCGGCGGCCGGGCCGCCGTAGGAGTTCGGGGCGTAGGGGCGGGCCACGGCGGGGGTCTCGTAGCGCATCGCGCCGTCCTTGGCGTACGAGTGCACCGGGACGGTGGCGCGGTTGGGCGGCAGTTGGGCGTAGTTGGTGCCGATGCGGTAGCGGTGGGCGTCGGCGTAGGAGAACAGCCGGGCCTGGAGCATCTTGTCCGGGGACGGGCCGATGCCCGGGACCAGGTTGGACGGCTCGAATCCGGCCTGCTCGATGTGCAGGAAGTAGTCCTCCGGGTTGCTGTCCAGGGTCATCCGGCCGACCTCGACCAGCGGGTAGTCGCGGTGCGGGATGACCTTGGTGACGTCGAAGGGGTTGTACCGGTAGTCGGCGGCGTCCGCCAGCGGCATCAGCTGCACGTACAGCGTCCACGAGGGGTGCTCGCCGCGGGCGATGGCGTCGGCGAGGTCGCGGCGGTGGAAGTCCGCGTCCTGGCCGGCGATGGTGCCCGCCTCCTCGTCGGTGAGGTACTCCACTCCCTGGTCGGTCTTGAAGTGGTACTTCACCCAGTGCTTCACGCCCTCCCGGTTGACCCACAGGTAGGTGTGCGAGCTGTAGCCGTTCATGTTGCGGTAGCTCCGCGGGATGCCCCGGTCGCCCATCAGGTAGGTGACCTGGTGCGCGGACTCCGGCGACAGCGTCCAGTAGTCCCACTGCATGTCGTTGTCGCGCAGGCCGGTGTCGATGGTGCGCTTCTGCGAACGGATGAAGTCCTGGAACTTGCTGGGGTCGCGCATGAAGAAGACCGGCGTGTTGTTGCCGACCATGTCGTAGACGCCCTGCTCGGTGTAGAACTTCAGCGCGAAGCCGCGCGGGTCGCGCCAGGTGTCGGGCGAGCCCGTCTCCCCGGCGACGGTGGAGAACCGGGCCAGCATCCGGGTGCGGCGACCGGGCTGGAACACGTCGGCCGACGTGTACCCGCTGACGTCGCCGGTGACCTGGAAGTGGCCGTAGCCGCCGGAGCCCTTGGCGTGCACCACCCGCTCGGGCACGCGCTCCCGGTTGAACTGGGCCATCTTCTCGATCAGGTAGCTGTCCTGGAGGAGGACCGGTCCGTCGGGCCCGACCGAGAGCGAGTACTCGTCGCTCTCGACCGGGGCGCCGGTGTTGGTGGTGGTGTGCTTCGGGGTCATGGATGCTCCAGAGGTCTTGTCCCGGTTCGGCGGCCGCACGGTCAGGAGGTGAGGAACTCGATCAGGTCCTGGTTGAACCTCTCCTTGTCGCCGGGGACCAGCGCGATGCCGTGGGAGCCGCCCGGGTACACCTTGAGCGTGGCACCGGCGATGAGCCCGGCGGCCTTGCGGCCGGTGGCGTCGATCGGCACGACCTGGTCGTCGTCGCCGTGCACGACCAGCGTGGGCACGTCGAACTTCTTCAGGTCCTCGTGGAAGTCGGTGTGCGCGAAGGCGTCCACGCAGGCGACGCCGCCCTCGATGGTCTCGGCCATCGCCATGTACCAGAAGGCGTCCTGGTTGCCCTGGGTGGCCTTGGCGCCGGTGCGGTCGGCGGAGAAGAAGCCGACCGCGGTGTCCTTCCAGAACTGCGAGCGCTCCTTGACGATCCCGGCCTTGATGTCGTCGAAGACGCTCTGCGGAACACCCTCGGGGTTGTCCGGGCCCTGGAGCATCGACGGCGTGATGGCCGACAGCAGCACTGCCGACCTGATCCGCCCGGTACCGTGGCGGCCGATGTAGCGGGCGAGTTCGCCGCCGCCCATGGAGTGCGCGACCAGGGTGACCTCGGTCAGGTCCAGACCGGTGATCAGGTCGTTCAGGTCGTCGGCGAAGGTGTCGAAGTCGTAGCCGTCCCAGACCGGGGTGGACCGTCCGTGGCCGCGCCGGTCGTGCGCGATGCCCCGGAAGCCCGCGTCGGCGACCGCCTTGAGCTGGTCCTGCCAGGCGTCGCCGTTCAGTGGCCAGCCGTGGATGAAGACGACCGGGCGGCCACTACCCCAGTCCTTGTAGAAGATCTCGACACCGTCCCGGGTCGTGAGGTGGGGCATGAACGTCTCCGATTCTGGGAGCCCGGGCACACGGGTGCCCGGCCGACCGAGGCACGCGGCCTCGAACGCCTCAAGGCCTTCAAGGGAAGACGGCGCGCTCGTGCGGCTGCACAGCGGGACAGCGGCCGTGCCTCCAGCCAAGCGCACCCCCGGCGGAACGGACAGCCGGCACGCCTTCCGCCTCCGCCGCACGGGTGACCCGGCGCGCCCGCGCGCGCCGGGGTGGCGGTCGCAGTCAGACCGCGGAGGCGGGCGCCAGTACGCCGCCGCCGGTCGCCGTCGCGGCCCGCGGCGACGCCGTCCGCGCCGCAGCCGCAGCGCGACCGCGACCGGGGCCGGGACGGCCGGGGTGACCAGGGTGGTCCAGGGCGCCAGCCGGACCTGGGCGTGCAGCCTCTGCCGGGCCTGCAACGGCACGTTGCCGGTGTTGGCCACGGTGTAGCTGATCGTCGCCGTGCCGGGCCGGGTTCCAGCCGCCCCGGTAGTGCACGGTGAGCTTCCGCACCGCCAGCGCGGGCCGGAGCGGTCCGGCGACCCGCAGGTACACCCGCATCCCGACGCGCCGGTCGACCCCGACGTCGTCGCCCTTGGCCACCCCCGGGCATCGAGGCAATCGTGCGCGTTCTCTTGCGAACCCCGCCTGTGAGCGCTAACAATGGGGCGTCGCATCGGGGCGGCGCCAGCGGCACCGGCCCACCGCGCCCTTCGCGCCGCCCGTTCCGCCGACCTCCACACACCCCGACCACGCACCCCGAACACCGCCCTGACCACCGCCCGGCCTTCGCTGTCCTTGCTGTGCCGATCGTCCGTCAAGCCCGGAGAAAATGTGAGCGTTAACAAGATGCAGGTGACAGTAGGCGTCGACTTCGGCACCCTGTCCGGACGCGCGGTGGTGGTGTCCGTCGCGGACGGCACCCAGCTCGCCGACGCCGTGCACGACTACCGGCACGGCGTGCTCGACCGCACCCTGCCCGACGGTTCGACCGAACTGGCCCCGGACTGGGCGCTGCAACTCCCCGAGGACTGGCGGGAGGTGTTGCGCACGGCGGTGCCGAAGGCGCTGGCCCTGGCTGGGGTGACGCCTGATCAGGTCATCGGCATCGGAACGGACTTCACCGCCTGCACGGTGCTGCCGACCACCGCCGACGGCACTCCGCTGTGCGAGCTGCCGGGGCTGGCGGGTCGTCCGCACGCCTATCCGAAGCTGTGGCGGCACCACGCCGCCCAGCCGCAGGCGGACCGGATCAACGCGCTGGCCGCGCGGTTGGGCGAACCGTGGCCGGCCCGCTACGGCGGCAAGGTCTCCAGCGAGTGGCAGTACGCCAAGGGGCTGCAACTCCTGGAGGAAGA includes these proteins:
- a CDS encoding ferredoxin, which translates into the protein MRVTVDQEKCVGSGQCVLSAEKVFDQRDEDGIVVLLDPEPPADQHDDVRQAAIVCPAMAIDLVE
- a CDS encoding NAD(P)/FAD-dependent oxidoreductase codes for the protein MIGASAAGLSVVEGLRRLGFGGRLSLIGEETHLPYDRPPLSKQLLRGEWGLERLQLRGADALAGLDLDLRLGVRAVALDTRHRRIDLSDGDRLDYDAAVVATGLIPRQLPGAEGLSGVHTLRTLEDALALRESLGGGARLVVIGSGFIGAEAAAVARDAGASVTMVSQGPAPLAEVLGAELGALLAESHTAHGVRLLTGTQVTGLTQAYGRVTGVALTGGAVVTADAVLVAIGATPATDWLRGSGVPLGDGVLCDPTLHAGAGVWAAGDVACWPHPRTGLPTRIEHRTNATEQGLAVARNILAAPGEAAAFDPVPYAWSDQYDLRLQLYGRTRGADQVRIVEGSLAERKLVALYRSNGRVGGVVGINLPRPTRAYRALVAEGAEWSTAVHPDADPVDRRARVS
- a CDS encoding catalase; this encodes MTPKHTTTNTGAPVESDEYSLSVGPDGPVLLQDSYLIEKMAQFNRERVPERVVHAKGSGGYGHFQVTGDVSGYTSADVFQPGRRTRMLARFSTVAGETGSPDTWRDPRGFALKFYTEQGVYDMVGNNTPVFFMRDPSKFQDFIRSQKRTIDTGLRDNDMQWDYWTLSPESAHQVTYLMGDRGIPRSYRNMNGYSSHTYLWVNREGVKHWVKYHFKTDQGVEYLTDEEAGTIAGQDADFHRRDLADAIARGEHPSWTLYVQLMPLADAADYRYNPFDVTKVIPHRDYPLVEVGRMTLDSNPEDYFLHIEQAGFEPSNLVPGIGPSPDKMLQARLFSYADAHRYRIGTNYAQLPPNRATVPVHSYAKDGAMRYETPAVARPYAPNSYGGPAADSERYRPIGWTVAEQEIIRAAYTLHAEDDDFSQAGDLVREVLDDQARDRLVGNVVRHLKTGVSQPVVERAFAYWGSIDPAIGTRISTAYRAD
- a CDS encoding glycosyltransferase family 39 protein; the encoded protein is MSAIVDSALRDSSDTPGQDGAGRRLRWRFWQSPADQPGWARPALLVVAAVAAVLYAWNITSSGYAYFYSDSVRSMSVSWKALLFGAMDPGATITPDKIAGAFVPQALSARIFGFHAWAVTLPQCVEGVISVLVLYRVVRRWSGPRAGIAAAALFTFTPVAASMFGHSMEDGFLVFCLVMAADCYQRAVLDARLRSLLLSGVWVGVGFQAKMMQAWMILPALAVGYLVAAPVRLRRRIGQLLVAGVVCAAVSLSWVALMTVVPAKDRPYVDGSTNNSAVAMVFGYNGLERFGIHVPGSIASMGGGAPGGGSGAGGERRGFPGGEGFPGGGNVPGGGAFPGGSAFPGGSAGGAGGAGGPGGFGGSAPVGGSGGTAGSAPGGAAGGTAGSAGAGGAAGGFTGTRTGGLTARGGPGGGFGGMGGSGWLKLFQGRFAPQIGWMYPFALLGLAFGLWWRRRAGRTDRIRGGYVMWGTWLVVVGLVFSKMSSIPHTAYMSTLAPPLAALAGAGGVLMWDAYRKGARSGWALPVAVAAETAWSWHLSSSESGFLPWLRWLALAAGVVGLVALVWRRVSPGARSRVLTVGVLTGLAGAVVTPVAWSASVLDLSYAGSAFDASAGPSAMGTPGGGKAAAGGFSGPGGTVVTTLTADQRKLYDYVKAHQQGARYVLATDGWNSASPYILATGDTIMPMGGFSGSVPEPSLSAFESLVRQGQLRFVLVSGGAGGGFAGLRAGGAGGTGGGSVSQIDSWVKSHCTEVPAAGYGGDTAASSTARSGFPGLGATGSGTLYACGSTG
- a CDS encoding alpha/beta fold hydrolase, coding for MPHLTTRDGVEIFYKDWGSGRPVVFIHGWPLNGDAWQDQLKAVADAGFRGIAHDRRGHGRSTPVWDGYDFDTFADDLNDLITGLDLTEVTLVAHSMGGGELARYIGRHGTGRIRSAVLLSAITPSMLQGPDNPEGVPQSVFDDIKAGIVKERSQFWKDTAVGFFSADRTGAKATQGNQDAFWYMAMAETIEGGVACVDAFAHTDFHEDLKKFDVPTLVVHGDDDQVVPIDATGRKAAGLIAGATLKVYPGGSHGIALVPGDKERFNQDLIEFLTS
- a CDS encoding cytochrome P450, producing the protein MDTSTELSSQERLQTRSDETVPAYPMDRAPRCPFDPAPELRSLDEGGPLNRVRLWDRSTPWLVTGYAEQRQLLADPRVSADTKNPGYPHPTPATRARREQARTFLSMDDPEHARMRRMVTGSFAIKRVEAMRPAIQQIVDNLIDQLLDGPRPVDLVQAFALPVPSLVICELLGVPYADHAFFQRNSSTLVNSGSSAEAGLEAQSNLVEYLNDLIGRKLASPADDLLSLLAAEQVATGALTQRELAVTSVLLLIAGHETTANMIALGTVALLEHPEQLADLRGTDDPAFVAGAVEELLRYLNITHFGRRRVALTDIPVGGHTIRAGEGIVLANEVGNRDQEVFPDPDRLDLHRDARRHVAFGFGPHQCLGQPLARVELQVAYRTLYRRIPDLRLAVALEDVRFKHDGLVYGVYELPVTW